The Magnetospirillum sp. XM-1 genomic interval CCGGCCCGAGACGTGGATGACGCCTTCTTCGGCCCACACGCCGCGCCGGGCCTCGGGCTCGTGGCGGATGGAATGGGCCAGGCCCAGAAGCGGCACCTCGGCCCCATGGACAAAGGCGATGGCGCCCGGCATCACCGCCAGCCGGCTCTCGATCCAGGCGCCCTGGCGCCGGGCGAAGCGCTCGGCTTCGCGCTCAGGCACGCCGTCGGGCAGCACCACCACCAGCGACCCGCCGCTTGCGTCGAGGCGCAGGCTCATATTGCGCGCCCGGCCCGACCGCTTGACGGTGACCGGCAGCGAGCGCCCGTCGAGGTGAAGGAGGAAGCTACTGACCATGGCCCCCTCATATCGTGCCGGGCGGGGCGGAGACAACCCTCGGCATGCGCCTTGCCCCCATGCGTGGGGTCTGCGACATTCGGCCCCATGAACAAGACACCCGCCCTCATGCTGCAAGGCACCGGTTCCGACGTGGGTAAATCGCTGCTGGCCGCCGGGCTGTGCCGCCTGTTCGCCCGCGGGGGTTTGCGCGCCCTGCCGTTCAAGCCGCAGAACATGTCCAACAATGCCGCCGTGACGGCGGACGGGGGCGAGATCGGCCGCGCCCAGGCGCTGCAGGCCAGGGCCGCCGGGGTGGAGCCGTGCTCGGACATGAACCCGGTGCTGTTGAAGCCGCAAAGCGACGTGGGCTCGCAGGTGGTGGTGCAGGGCAAAGTGGTGGCCAACGCCACGGCGCGCGACTACCACGCGCTGAAACCCACCCTGCTGCCCCGCGTGCTGGAAAGCTATCGGCGTCTGGCGGCCAAGGCCGATGTGATGGTGGTGGAAGGTGCTGGCAGCGCGGCGGAGGTCAATTTGCGCGCCGCCGACATCGCCAACATGGGCTTCGCCGAGGCCGCCGACCTGCCCGTCGTGCTGGTGGCCGACATCGACCGGGGGGGCGTGATCGCTGCAATCGTCGGCACCTGGGCCATCCTGCCGGATGCCGAACGGGCGCGGCTCCAGGGCTACGTCATCAACCGCTTTCGCGGCGATCCGGCCCTGTTCACCCCGGCGCTCGACATTATCCGGGACAAGACCGGGCTGGAGTGTCTGGGCGTCGTTCCCTGGTTCGCCGACGCCGCCCTGCTGCCGGCCGAGGATTCCGCCTCGCTGGGCAAGGGCAAGGCGGCGGGGAGCGGGCTGAAGATCGCCGTGCCGAGACTTTCGCGCATCGCCAATTTCGACGATTTCGATCCCCTGGCCGCCGAGCCGGGGGTGAGCCTCGACATGGTGGAGCCGGGCCGTCCGCTACCCCTCGATGCCGACCTGATCATCCTGCCGGGATCGAAATCCACCATCGCCGATCTGGATTTCCTGCGGGCCCAGGGCTGGGACATCGACGTCAAGGCCCATGCGCGACGGGGCGGTCGCGTGCTGGGCATCTGCGCCGGCTTCCAGATGCTGGGCAAGTCCGTGTCCGACCCCCTGGGCGTCGAAGGTCCGGCGGGCGGCGTGGCCGCCGGTCTCGGCCTGCTGGACGTGGAGACGGTGATGGAGGGAGCCAAGGTGCTGCGCCGCGCCTCCGGTCTCGATTCATCGGGCCATGCGGTCGAAGGCTACGAGATGCATATGGGCCGCACCACCGGCCCCGACACGGCGCGCCCCTTCCTCACCCTGGACGGCCGCCCCGACGGCGCGGTCTCGGCGGATGGGCGGATCATGGGCTGCTACCTGCACGGCCTGTTCGCCTCCGATTCCTTCCGCGCTGCCCTGCTGGGCTCTGAAAGCGGGCTAGAATACGAGCCCATGGTGGATCGGGTGCTCGACCGCCTCGCCGACCATCTGGAAACCCATCTGGATTTGGGGCGGATCAGGACGCTGTCAGGCCTGCAGCCATAGCAGGAAGATCACCAGACCGGCCTGGATCAGGCAGGACACGGTATAAAGGTGCAGCGCCCGCTGGATGTCGGCGATTTCGGCCCGTGCCCGTCCCGACCCGATCCACTTTTCGTCCACCACCAGCCCGGGATACTTGCGTGGGCCGCCCAGCGCCAGATCCAGGGCGCCGGCGGCGGCGGCCTCGGGCCAGCCGGAATTGGGCGAGCGGTGGTGGCCCGAATCCCTCAGCATGGTCACCAGGGCCTTGCCGGGATGTCCCTTCGGCACGAAGGGTGCGGCGGCGACGAGGAGCAATCCGGCGATACGGGCGGGAACCAGGTTCAACAGGTCGTCCAGCCGGGCCGAGGCCATGCCGAAATCCCGGTACTTGTCGTTCAGGTGGCCGATCATGGAATCGGCGGTGTTGACGGTCTTGTAGAGGATCAGGCCGGGCAGGCCGAGCAGCGCGTACCAGAATACCGGCGCCACCACGCCGTCGGCGAAATTCTCCGCCAGGCTTTCGATGGCGGCGCGGGCCACGCCGTGGGAATCCAGGCTTTGCGGATCGCGGCCGACGATGCGCGACACGGCGTAGCGCCCGGCCTCCAGCCCGCTGTCCTTCAAGGCCACCGCCACGTCGTGGACATGGTCGAACAGCGAGCGCTGGGCGATCAGGGTGGCGGCGACGAAGACCTCGAACAGCCAGGCATGGGGCAGCGTGCGGGCGAGGAAGCTGATCACCGCGCCGACGCCCAGCGCCCCCAGGCACAGGCCCAGCGCCACCAGGATTCCCCGGCGGCGACGGTCGGACTCCGACCGTTCCGGCCGGTTGAGGCGGCGGTCAAGCTCGCCGATGACCCGGCCGATCAGCACCACCGGGTGGGGCAACAGCCGGAATAGCGGCCCCATCTCGCCCAGCGCCGCGTCCAGCGCGATGGCCATGAACAGCAGCATCATGCCGTCGGGGGCGTGGGTGGATTGGGTGAACAGCGGAAACATGGGGGCCAAGATGGGCGGGCGGCGGGGGCTCCGTCAACCGGGATGATTTGGCTGGAATCGCGCCATGCGTCGCGCCTATAGTCCGCGTTCAAACCGGCCGGAGGCATGGACCAGCCGGGCGGCTCGAAGGCAAGGACCAGGGCGAGATGAGCGAGAAGATCGGTGTGATGTTGTGTGGCCATGGCAGCCGCGACGTAGATGCCATCCGGGAATTCCAGGCGCTGGCCGGCCATCTGGCCCAAAGGCTGCCGCAATACGAGGTGGATTCCGGCTTCCTCGAATTCGCCAAGCCGATCATCCGCACCGGCCTCGACGCCCTGAAGGCCAAGGGCGTGTCGCGCATCCTGGCGGTGCCGGGCATGCTGTTCGCCGCCGGTCACGTCAAGAACGACCTGCCGTGGGAGATCAACTCCTTCGCCGCCGAGAATCCCGGCCTTTCCATCACCTTCGGGCGCGAACTGGCCATTGACACCAAGCTGCTGGCCGCGGCCAGGGCCCGCATCGAGGAGGCCGAGGCCGCCTCCGCCACGGGCGTCGAGCGCAAGGACACAATGCTGCTGGTGGTGGGGCGCGGCACCAACGACCCCGACGCCAATTCCAACATCGCCAAGGTGGCGCGCATGCTGTGGGAAGGCATGGGTTTCGGCTGGGCCGAGATCGCCTTTTCCGGCGTGGCCTATCCCCTGGTGGACGAGGCTTTGGCGCGGGTGACCAAGCTGGGCTACAAGCGGGTCGTCGTCTTCCCGTACTTCCTGTTCACCGGCATCCTGGTCAAGCGCATCTACGAATGGACCGATCAGGCGGCGGCCGCCCATCCCGGCGTGGAATTCGTCAAGGCCCCCTACCTCAACGACCATCCCCTGGTGGTGGACAGCTTCGTCGAGCGGGTGGGCGAGATCCTTGCCGGCTCGCCCGCCATGAACTGCTCGCTTTGCAAGTACCGCGAACAGGTGGTGGGCTACGAGACCTCGGTGGGCGCGGTGCAGGCCGGGCATCACCACCATGTGCGCGGCATCGGCACCGACGCCGATCATCACCATGACCATGGACACCACCATGACCACGGTCATGACCATGGACATCACCACGATCATGGTCACGGGCACGCCTACCGTCCCCACCGTCACGGCTGAGGCCGCGCCGTGAACGCCTGGATCAGCGACCCCGCCGCCATCTACGCCCAAAGCTTCGCCACCATCCGGGCCGAGGCCGATCTGGGGCGCATGCCCGCCGATCTCGCCGATCTGGCGGTGCGCGTGGTGCATGCCTGCGGCATGACCGACATCGCCGCCGATCTGGCGTGGAGCGATGGCGCGGGGCTGGCGGGAATGCAAGCCCTGAAGGCGGGCGCTCCCATCCTGGTGGACGCCGAGATGGTGGCCCACGGCATCATCCGCCGCAATCTGCCCGCCGCCAATGCGGTGGTCTGCACCCTGAACGAGGTGAGTCAGGCCGATTCCAAGGCGGCCGGGACCACCCGCTCGGCCTTGGGCGTCGAGAAGTGGCTGCCCCGCCTGGAGGGGGCGGTGGTCGCCATCGGCAACGCGCCCACCGCCCTGTTCCGCCTGCTGGAACTGGTCGAGGCGGGCGCGCCCCGTCCGGCCCTGATCCTGGGTTTCGCCGTCGGCTTTGTCGGCGCGGTGGAAAGCAAGGAGGCGCTGATCGCGTCGGGTCTGCCCCATGTGGCGCTGAAGGGCCGCCGCGGCGGCAGCGCCATGGCGGCGGCCGCGGTCAACGCCCTGGCGGGGGGCTTGAAATGATCACCGTGGTCGGCATCGGCGAGGACGGTCTGGACGGACTCTCGCCCGCCGCCCGCACCGTGATCGACAATGCCGAGGTGCTGGTGGGCGGTTCGCGGCATCTGGGCATGGTTCCCGCCAATGGGGCGAAGCGGCTGGAATGGGCTTCGCCCTTCGCCGACAGCCGCGCCTTGCTGGAGCCGCACGCCGACAAGCGTCTGGTGGTGCTGGCCAGTGGCGAGCCCCTGTGGTTCGGCGCGGCGGCCACCCTGACCGGCTGGTTCGGGGCCGATTCCATCTCCGTCATTCCCCATCCCGGCGCCTTCTCCTTGGCGGCGGCGCGGCTGGGCTGGGCCATGCAGGATTGCCTGTTCCTCACCATTCACGGCCGCCCCATCGAATCCCTGGTGCTCCATCTTGCGCCGGGACGCCGGCTGCTGATCCTGGCCGAGGACCGCGCCAGCCCGGCTAAGGTGGCGGCGCTGCTGGCCGCCAACGGCTACGGTCCCAGTCGGGTGGTGGTGCTGGAGAATCTGGGTGGGCCCAACGAGCGGGTCACCGACGCGCAGGGCTGCGCCTCGGACCTTTGCGTGGTGGCGGTGGAATGCGTGGCCGAACGCGGGGTCCGGCTGCTGTCCGCCGCCCCTGGCCTGCCCGACGAGGCGTTCGAGCATGACGGCCAGCTGACCAAGCGCGACATCCGCGCCGCGACGCTGGCCGCCCTGGCGCCGGTGCCGGGACAGGTGCTGTGGGACGTGGGGGCGGGCAGCGGCTCCATCGCCATCGAGTGGATGCGGGCCGGCGGGCGGGCCATCGCCATGGAAAGCAAGCCCGACCGTCTGGAGCGCATCGCCCGCAACGCGGCGCGGCTCGGCGTGCCGGGCCTCGAGATCATCGCCGGGCGCGCGCCCGACGCCCTGCCGCTGGACCGTGATCCGCCCGACGCGGTCTTCGTCGGCGGCGGCGTGTCCGAGGCTGGCCTCCTGGATATCTGCTGGTCGGCCCTGGGGCGCGGCGGGCGGCTGGTGGCCAACGCGGTGACCATGGAGGGCGAGGAAGCCCTGGTGGCGCTTTACGGCCTGCACGGCGGCGAGATGACCCGGCTTTCCGTGTCCCATCTTGATCGGGTGGGCGGCTTTCACGCCTGGCATCCGGCCAAGCCGGTCACCCGCTATGTGGGGTGGAAGAAATGACCGGGACCTTGTTCGGCATCGGCATCGGCCCCGGCGACGCGGAGCTTCTGACCTTGAAGGCGGTGCGCCTGATCCGTGAAGCCCCGGTGCTGGCCTGGCCGGCGCCGCTGGACGGCGAGGGGCTGGCGCGCAGTATCGCGGCCGCCCACATTCTGCCGGGCAAGATCGAGATCGCCATCCGCATGGGCTTCACCGTCGACCGGGCGGGGACCGAGGCCGCCTACGACCGGGCGGCGGCGGAGATCGCCGCTCATCTGGACGCGGGACGCGACGTCGCCGTCCTGTGCGAGGGCGACCCGTTCTTCTTCGGCTCGTTCATCTATCTGTTCGCCCGCCTGTCTGCCCGCTTCGCCGTCGAGGTGGTGCCGGGCGTCTCCTCCATCATGGCGGCCAGCGCCGATCTTCAGGCGCCGCTGTGCGCCTGGGACGACGGGGTGGCCATCATCCCCGCCACCCGCTCCGAGGCCGAGATCGAGGCGGCGCTGGCGGCTTCGGACGCCGCCGTGATCATGAAGATCGGCCGCCATCTGCCCAAGGTCCGGGCCGTGCTTGAACGCCTGGGCCTGTGGGACGGCGCCCGCATCATCGAGCGCGTCGGCCTGCCGGGCCGCAAGGTCCACGACGCGGCCAGCGTGACCGAGCTTCCCTATTTCTCCCTGATCCTGGTTCACCGCAGAGGAAAAGCATGGCTTTGAACATTGCCCTGGTGGTGGTGACCCCCGCCGGACTGGAAACCGCGCGTGCGCTCATGGCCCTGCTGCCCGGCGCCTCCATCCACGGTCTCGTCGGCCGGGTGGAGGGCGAGGTGGGCTTTCAGGACACCTCCGCCCATCTGCGCGCCCTGTTCGCCGCCCGCACCCCCATCGTCGGCATCTGCGCCGCCGGCATCCTGATCCGCGCCCTGGGGCCGGTGCTGGGCGACAAGCTGGCCGAGCCGCCGGTCCTGGCGGTGGGTGTGGACGGCTCCTCGGTAGTGCCGCTGCTGGGCGGCCATCACGGGGCCAACGCCCTGGCGCGGCGGATCGCCGAAGGCCTGGGCGTCCGCCCGGCGCTCACCACCGCCGGCGAACTGGCGCTGGGCGTGGCGCTGGACGACCCGCCGCCGGGCTGGAAGGTCGGCAATCCGGCCGCCGTGAAGTCGGTCACCGCCGCCCTGCTGGCCGAGGAGGGCGTGGCGCTGGAGGTGGAATCCGGCGATGCCCAATGGCTGGACGGCGTGGGCTTCGCCGAGGACGCCGAATACGCCATCCGCATTACCGACCGGTCGGTCGAGGCCGACGATCACGAACTGGTGCTGCATCCCCCCACCCTGGCCCTGGGGGTGGGTTGCGAGCGCAATGCGCCGGCCTCCGAACTGATCCGCCTGGTCCGGGACGTGCTGGCCCAGGAAGCCCTGTCGCCCAAATCCATCGCCTGCGTCGCCAGCATCGATCTCAAGGCCGACGAGGCGGCGGTGCATGAACTGGCCGCCGACCTCGGCGTGCCCGCCCGCTTCCTGACCGCCGCCGAGCTGGAGGCGGAGGCGTCTCGCCTCGCCAATCCGTCCGAGGTGGTATTCGCCGAGACCGGCTGCCACGGCGTGTCGGAAGGCGCCGCCCTGGCCATGGCCGGTGGCGACGGAATCCTGATCGTTCCCAAGGTCAAGGGGGCGCGCACCACCATGGCCCTGGCCCGCGCGCCGCGCGCCATCGCGGCGGAATCCAAGGGGCGGGCGCGGGGCAAGCTGTTCGTGGTCGGCATCGGCCCCGGCACGCCCCAATGGCGTTCGCCCGAGGCGTCGGCGGCCATCGAGGCCAGCAGCGATCTGGTGGGCTATGGCCTCTATCTCGACCTGCTGGGCCACGCGGCCCAGGGCAAGGAGCGGCACGAGAGCGCGCTGGGTGCCGAGGAGGCCCGCGCCGCCAGGGCGCTGGACCTCGCCGCCGAGGGTCGTACCGTCAGCCTGGTGTGTTCCGGCGATCCCGGCATCTACGCCCTGGCCACCCTGGTGTTCGAACTGCTCGACCGCAGGAAGCGTGCCGACTGGAACCGGGTGGACGTGGTGGTGGTGCCGGGCATCTCGGCGCTGCAGGCCGCCGCCGCCCGCGCCGGCGCGCCGGTCAACCACGATTTCTGCACCATCTCGCTGTCCGACCTGCTGACCCCGTGGGAGAGCATCGAGACGCGGCTGAAGGCCGCAGCCCAGGCCGATTTCGTGGTGTGCTTCTACAACCCCGTCTCCCAGCGCCGCCGCGACCAGCTGCCGCGCGCCCGCGACATCCTGCTCTCGGGCCGCGGTCCCGACACGCCGGTGATCCTGGCCCGCCAGCTGGGCCGC includes:
- a CDS encoding cobyric acid synthase, whose protein sequence is MNKTPALMLQGTGSDVGKSLLAAGLCRLFARGGLRALPFKPQNMSNNAAVTADGGEIGRAQALQARAAGVEPCSDMNPVLLKPQSDVGSQVVVQGKVVANATARDYHALKPTLLPRVLESYRRLAAKADVMVVEGAGSAAEVNLRAADIANMGFAEAADLPVVLVADIDRGGVIAAIVGTWAILPDAERARLQGYVINRFRGDPALFTPALDIIRDKTGLECLGVVPWFADAALLPAEDSASLGKGKAAGSGLKIAVPRLSRIANFDDFDPLAAEPGVSLDMVEPGRPLPLDADLIILPGSKSTIADLDFLRAQGWDIDVKAHARRGGRVLGICAGFQMLGKSVSDPLGVEGPAGGVAAGLGLLDVETVMEGAKVLRRASGLDSSGHAVEGYEMHMGRTTGPDTARPFLTLDGRPDGAVSADGRIMGCYLHGLFASDSFRAALLGSESGLEYEPMVDRVLDRLADHLETHLDLGRIRTLSGLQP
- the cbiB gene encoding adenosylcobinamide-phosphate synthase CbiB; protein product: MFPLFTQSTHAPDGMMLLFMAIALDAALGEMGPLFRLLPHPVVLIGRVIGELDRRLNRPERSESDRRRRGILVALGLCLGALGVGAVISFLARTLPHAWLFEVFVAATLIAQRSLFDHVHDVAVALKDSGLEAGRYAVSRIVGRDPQSLDSHGVARAAIESLAENFADGVVAPVFWYALLGLPGLILYKTVNTADSMIGHLNDKYRDFGMASARLDDLLNLVPARIAGLLLVAAAPFVPKGHPGKALVTMLRDSGHHRSPNSGWPEAAAAGALDLALGGPRKYPGLVVDEKWIGSGRARAEIADIQRALHLYTVSCLIQAGLVIFLLWLQA
- a CDS encoding sirohydrochlorin chelatase, which gives rise to MSEKIGVMLCGHGSRDVDAIREFQALAGHLAQRLPQYEVDSGFLEFAKPIIRTGLDALKAKGVSRILAVPGMLFAAGHVKNDLPWEINSFAAENPGLSITFGRELAIDTKLLAAARARIEEAEAASATGVERKDTMLLVVGRGTNDPDANSNIAKVARMLWEGMGFGWAEIAFSGVAYPLVDEALARVTKLGYKRVVVFPYFLFTGILVKRIYEWTDQAAAAHPGVEFVKAPYLNDHPLVVDSFVERVGEILAGSPAMNCSLCKYREQVVGYETSVGAVQAGHHHHVRGIGTDADHHHDHGHHHDHGHDHGHHHDHGHGHAYRPHRHG
- a CDS encoding precorrin-8X methylmutase, with the protein product MNAWISDPAAIYAQSFATIRAEADLGRMPADLADLAVRVVHACGMTDIAADLAWSDGAGLAGMQALKAGAPILVDAEMVAHGIIRRNLPAANAVVCTLNEVSQADSKAAGTTRSALGVEKWLPRLEGAVVAIGNAPTALFRLLELVEAGAPRPALILGFAVGFVGAVESKEALIASGLPHVALKGRRGGSAMAAAAVNALAGGLK
- a CDS encoding bifunctional cobalt-precorrin-7 (C(5))-methyltransferase/cobalt-precorrin-6B (C(15))-methyltransferase translates to MITVVGIGEDGLDGLSPAARTVIDNAEVLVGGSRHLGMVPANGAKRLEWASPFADSRALLEPHADKRLVVLASGEPLWFGAAATLTGWFGADSISVIPHPGAFSLAAARLGWAMQDCLFLTIHGRPIESLVLHLAPGRRLLILAEDRASPAKVAALLAANGYGPSRVVVLENLGGPNERVTDAQGCASDLCVVAVECVAERGVRLLSAAPGLPDEAFEHDGQLTKRDIRAATLAALAPVPGQVLWDVGAGSGSIAIEWMRAGGRAIAMESKPDRLERIARNAARLGVPGLEIIAGRAPDALPLDRDPPDAVFVGGGVSEAGLLDICWSALGRGGRLVANAVTMEGEEALVALYGLHGGEMTRLSVSHLDRVGGFHAWHPAKPVTRYVGWKK
- the cobI gene encoding precorrin-2 C(20)-methyltransferase, with the protein product MTGTLFGIGIGPGDAELLTLKAVRLIREAPVLAWPAPLDGEGLARSIAAAHILPGKIEIAIRMGFTVDRAGTEAAYDRAAAEIAAHLDAGRDVAVLCEGDPFFFGSFIYLFARLSARFAVEVVPGVSSIMAASADLQAPLCAWDDGVAIIPATRSEAEIEAALAASDAAVIMKIGRHLPKVRAVLERLGLWDGARIIERVGLPGRKVHDAASVTELPYFSLILVHRRGKAWL
- the cobJ gene encoding precorrin-3B C(17)-methyltransferase is translated as MALNIALVVVTPAGLETARALMALLPGASIHGLVGRVEGEVGFQDTSAHLRALFAARTPIVGICAAGILIRALGPVLGDKLAEPPVLAVGVDGSSVVPLLGGHHGANALARRIAEGLGVRPALTTAGELALGVALDDPPPGWKVGNPAAVKSVTAALLAEEGVALEVESGDAQWLDGVGFAEDAEYAIRITDRSVEADDHELVLHPPTLALGVGCERNAPASELIRLVRDVLAQEALSPKSIACVASIDLKADEAAVHELAADLGVPARFLTAAELEAEASRLANPSEVVFAETGCHGVSEGAALAMAGGDGILIVPKVKGARTTMALARAPRAIAAESKGRARGKLFVVGIGPGTPQWRSPEASAAIEASSDLVGYGLYLDLLGHAAQGKERHESALGAEEARAARALDLAAEGRTVSLVCSGDPGIYALATLVFELLDRRKRADWNRVDVVVVPGISALQAAAARAGAPVNHDFCTISLSDLLTPWESIETRLKAAAQADFVVCFYNPVSQRRRDQLPRARDILLSGRGPDTPVILARQLGRPGETVEVIRLGDLDADKVDMLTMVVVGSSETRTFAAGQNTWTYTPRGYGKKMV